CTTCATTTGGAATTAGCTTAGCAAATAGTTAAAATATCCAGTAAGTTTTAATTGGATGATTTAGACTTCAAGCATAAGAAATAATCTCGGAAACATGTGATAGTTTCTAATTGagttgattttttttataaataaatggGGTCGTTGAAGTTTATCTTCAAGAATTACATATGAGTCATGTGTTGGGGTTACATAAAAGTGCCAGATTTTAGGCTAAATAGGTTTGAATCGGCTAGGCCCATGGCATAGCTGGTCCATCCTTCCTTTTAATAATATGTCCCCAcaataaaatcccaaaactcatagccctcacttaattaattttaactctttagaatttgaggcgtgccatttagttgaattttccatggccctcgcaaaaatagaaaatgcgtagttgctttaggcgcgctattaaagaaaaattactttcctaaactcgggtgtgcatttcatgtgacccaaatctaaatctcgacAACGTTAAATAAATGTGTcgcggaccgcgggtgcatttcatgtggcgtggtccaaagacgtgttttagataacattgaatcttccttaaaattaattaaaagcggttaatagttTAAAATTACACAATAGGCTAAAgcatgtatttaaaatcagataataggccattTATGAtagtttaagtgaccgtgctagaaccacaaaatccaggggtgcctaacaccttccctccggttaacataattccttattcagaatttctggttcgcagacttcaaaaaggaaagtcgaattttcctcgatttgggattttaaaataaaccggtgacttgggacaccagaaaacaaactatcccaagtggcgactctgaataaaaaatgaataaataatcccatttcgaatgatgtcacttaaattggaaaaactcccttatatccacATTCGAgtgtgtaaaaaaggaggtgtgacaacgaaCCAAACCCGTGCTGAGGAGACCCTCGAGGAAGGTTCGGGCATAGTCCCCGAGTTTCAAGTCAAACATGGTACAGTCCGTACCGATGAACCCGCGGCTGGTGATTTCGGAGGGCCTGAACCCGAAGTTTTTCGGGTGCAAGATGAGACCCTTAGAGAAATTAATGCTCTGGGTGGCCTTAATTTGGTCCCTTCGTACTCACTGGGGGAAATCAGGGATGCACAGGACCCGGATACCGCCGATGTGGGGCCTCTCATGGAGGGGAAGATATGCTCGGAGACCTCTTCGACGGAGTTGATGAAAACATTAATCTTGATGCTCCCATTGCTCTCGAGGAGGCGGAGAGGCTTCAGCAGCAGGTGATACTCTTGACATATCATTTGTGTTTTAAATCTTTGTTCTTGACTTTCTAACTTTTCTGTGTTGTGCTAGGCTAAGAAAATGTATGACCATACAATTTCTAGGCTTCAAGATGAGTTTCATGCTGCAGAAAGGAGATCGAAAAGCTCACCTAGGTGCTGAAGAAGTAGGAGGCCTCTTTTGCCCAAAAGGGGGAGGAGTTAAGCGGGCTTCGGGCGAGTTTGAAGGGAGTGCGCCATGAAAGGGCTGGCCTTGCTGAGCAGGTTACATGGCATCCATGAACTCACCTTTTTATTCTTATAATTCGATTCTCACCAACTTGTTTTGCCTTTGTAGATTGGGCAAAAGGATACCCTGGTGGGGCAACTTCAGGAAGAGGTTGCAGCCAAGAATGCGGAGATCCTCGAGCTGAGAGGGAAAAATGAGGTCGTGACCTCGGAGAGAGACCTTTTGCGGTGGAGCTGGCATCGATCCATGGTCTTCTTCGGAGTGCTCAGAAGGAGGCTACTGCACTATCTTTGGCCAAGTCTGAGGCCAAAGAAAATGCGTCTTCATACATGAAAGATGCAGCCACCGCAAATGATCGGGCTAGAGAGATATTGAAGAAGGCCAAGCAGAAGATGACTCGGGCCGTTGCTTATGCTCGTTCGCAAGCAAGTAGGTAGTCTCTCGAGGAAGCAAGCACCAAAGACACTGATCTCTCAGCTGAAATTGAGGAAGCCCGAATCTTGGAGGATGAATCGGCATTTTTAGCCACTTCGGGCGAGGGTTCCGGAGATGATCCAGAGAGTAGTGAGGGTGAAAAATAGACTCACATCGTCTTCCCCATTTCTTTTTTGTGCATGAATTTCTCGGGGGGAAAGGTTTTGTAAAGACCCccctttgtaaatatattttttgagaATGTAAAAGATTTTTTTGCTTCAAGTCTTTGAGTTTCATACTTCAGTGTTTACGCGAAGTTAGCCTTTGAACATTGATGTTGGCTCTTCGGAGCCCATACTTGGAGTAATCGGGGCCCTTGatatcgggcaccatctcgagatTAGGTCGATAGCTTTTTTAGAGTCGTTGCTTGTAGTAATAGAAGTCCTGAGGGTCTCAATGGCTCCTGAGCATCGTATGACAATGTCATTTATGTGACACAGTTGCAAAGTGACTGGGGTGGCCCCACCGGTACACTTCCTCAAAATTGGTGCTAACATGGTCAGAATTAATTGGCCTCCAGGATAGGCGAACAGGCGTTGCTTGCTCTTATATGCATTTGCTTGTTTCTTATCTGGGGACTCCGCTACTTTGAATAACTATCCCTTTCATAGAGCTCTTATTTTTTGCGCCAGTTCTCTTAACATTTAAAATCAAAGCTTTCGCCCAAGTCTTcatcttccttttctttattttaccATAGCCATGGCTGCTACGTCCAAATCTATTCACCAAGGAGAGGAGAATTCCGCCTCTATTTCGCTCTCGGCCAGTGGTACACCGCCAATGTCTGGTGAGCTAACTTTGAGGTGCTTTGTCTCGAGGAGGGACTTTGCGTTAGAGAGACCTCCCAATGTTCAGGTCCATCAggagcatgcatcgaggtttATCTCCTCAATAGGGGAGGAACACCTCGAGGCAGTTAGAAAAGACTGTGGATGGGGAGAAAAAGGTGGTACGGCAGGTACCTTCCCTGGAAGAGAGCATCATGGCTCATGTCGAGGGGTTTTTGAACGTATATACGTacccctttacattgggcccTATCGATAGGGTCGTGCTCAAATTTTGTAGTAGATATCAGGTTACCCTAGCATAGGTTCACCCATcgttttggaggatagtgttgatgatAAGGTATTTTGCAGATAAAACCGGCTCGAGTTCACCCTCAGCCATCTTATTAGATTATACCGGCCTTTGCAGTACCAAGGCCTGATTACTTTGCGATGTCGATCCACCCGGCCCTTTGTTGCCAGCAATGAAGAAGACGCggaccgagggtggatgagtcGATTCGTCCGAGTATGGACCGTTGATATTATCCCCGCAAAGTTCCTCctatttcctgagaaatggaattttgcacgtaagtggtacacttatgttcttattatttttgttCATAGTGGAGGAAGATTCTATAAagatgttttcttcttttttgcaaCAATCCCGTGGATGCCATACGAGGTTCCTGGCCTGGCGGATTGGTCTCGCAAACTGGCAACTTGCTCGACTTACGATGAGCGTACGTGGCAAGATCTTTccaagggtagatgggaggcaaaacaccacggtacgtGCTATGTGGCTTGTTttctttgaaaggtactttcttttataTGTACTAACTCCGTCACCGCAGGCATTGGAGAATTTTCTGAGATGAGGTCGTGTCCCATCGGGGAGGAGGAAGGATCATCGACTTCTGGGTCGAGGACTGATAACAAACGGAAGGAGTCCTCGAAGGACGAGGGTTCTCATAGTGAGGCAAGCCCTACTCAGAGGCTCAAAGGAGATGTATCATCTGGGCATGCGGCATCTGAGGCTTCTAGCCTCGGAAAAATGGTTCCTCCTTTACCGTCGTCTTCCCTTCCCGTCAAAGGTACTTCTAGGGATACAAGTGTTCAGCCGTCATCCTCGCCTCATgttgaaggtacttcgagggatgttcGAAACTAGGGGCGGCCTAAATCAAGTAGGGTCTCAAGCGACCATGTCCCTACCGAGATCGGTTCAACTATGCCGGTAAGGCCAGGCCAGTAGATGCACGCTCAACCTTTGAGGAGGCTCAGCGGCTTCGTTTTTTGGTGAGCTTTGGTTGACTTTGTTAGttttttaattttacattttcgTTTTCTCATTGAGCTTCTTTTTCATAGGCCATTGACAAGCTCAAGTCCGAGCTGCTCTGCTGTGAAGCCAGGTTGAGGAAAGCcttggatggggagaaatccctcaggcttctttgtgataaaaagggaaaagagtTGACGCACCTTCGGTACGAGGCGAATCGAAGCCTGAACTATGAAAGCCACCTTGAGAAACAGGTAACCCTTGCTCTGAGGGAATGCAtgcttcttcttctatcctcagagattaatattttgatacttcagTTGCAGAGCAAGATAGAGGATCTGGAGTGCCTTTGGGGTGAGGTTGGCCAAGCCAAGTATGAATGTAACGAACTAAGGGCTCAGATAGATGCCCATATTgcggccaagaagaatgctttggCCAAGGTTTCCGCCCTAGAGGTGCAGCTCCGGAACGTCCGTGACAACAGCTCGGTTTAGACGAGCAAGATTGCAAGGCTCGAGTCCGACCTTTTGGAGATGAAGGTCAAGATCGTGGACGCCCGGGCTGAAGCTGAAGAGATTCAGGCTAAGGCCGACATGAAAGTGGCCGTCTATTTAAAATATGTTGCCGAAGCTCGGGCTGAGTTGAGATGTGCTTCCGATCGAGAGAGTAGAAGCAATGAATATGTCCAGTGCAAATCTCAGAGGGAAACCCTCGAAGAGATTCACACTAGGGGCGtcgatctctcggaagagatagcGCATGCCAAGGCGGATGAAGACGACGCGAAATTCCTCATATATGGTGCCGAAGATAATGGAGAAGAGACCGATAGGGCCGCAGTCCCCAAGGGGAAAATAGACTaggcttttttctttttgattctttGTATAGTATTTTTAGAAAACTTTGTAAATGGAGCTTTTGTATTTTTTCACGTATACGTATAAAAGGAAACCTTTCGATTTCATCTTTAATGCATTTCCCTCTATTTGTgcacgtctttctttgttttgaatttatatgttTGTCGATGATTGTCCAGGTGAACTGGACTTCGAGGTGAAACCCTTAGGTTTGCAAATCGACCTTGAGGCTTGTTGGGCTGgctcgtaggctcttacgcatatGCCTTTAGGCATTTTTAGTTGACTGTTTCGGGCTTAGTCTTCGAGTCGGATTTCGACTCGAGCttattgacccttaagttttcaaaatttaagctggctcttaggctcttacacgttgggtcggtacgacctctaatgtaAGCTGACATCtgggctcttacgcgttgggtcgatACGACCTCTAATGTAAGCTGGCATCtgggctcttacgcgttgggtcggtacgacatCTTAATATAGGCTGGCATTTGGGCTCTTACACGTtggtcggtatgaccttttatacaggctttatttttccctcgttaaagacttttttgaaatttttttgttcGCCCGACTCTTTGATGGttcgataagaacctcgattATGAGCCGTTATGCATCGACAAAggagcacctcagaaggtttcactcgatggctgaattgtttcgaagccagttttttggagctgacatgatcgaagctcttttgtTTATGCTGAGGGTAGCCtcattaaccggttcttttcgaagtatttttgAAGTAATTTGAAGGCCTATGATTTTATAGCGGTGGTCAGGCGTCCCCGAGTCATGTGAGTTTATCCAgagccttgtgaccgtagtcattgcATTTGGCTGTAGCctttcagtccccgagtgaaggAGTTTCGGCAtttacatcgagggtatgcccttttaaGGTTCTTGCAAGTTCGATTTTATaaccttaactttaagatcgggatttatgccttttgtaagttcttataatttttaacattccttgcttgaggtcttacagatttggttacttggtacaagtgtaaCTCATGtgttgcttgaggtcttacagttttggcgGTGCCTTATAGAGGTTTTATACTATTGATAATGCCTCGTGGAGGTCTTACATTTTCTAGTATTGCCATATGGAGGTCTTTCGGGCTCGAGGTTGCTCGTTGGGGGTCTTACGGCCTTGAGTTTCTGATAGCTCGATGGGATGTCAGtcgacgacagtccccgagacgTCAAAAATTTCTTGGCTCTAGAGTCGTTCTTTGTAAACTTGGTGTTGCCTCATCGAGGGCTTACGAGTCCGAAGTTTCCGACCCGAAGGTCATATGGCTTTATGTTTTtgatgtcagtccccgagtgttcgggagaCTTTTTGGCTCTAGAGTCGTTTCTCGTAAAAGTAGCATACTTCTTTGAAGTGCAAAGCGTTTTGATGGAgggaaaatattctttgattacttggtacaagtatacatgttttcgtCGTCAAGGGTTCAATTATTCTATGCGGGCACGGTTCATTCGACTGTTTGGCCCGATAtatcattttcctatcgagaccctttttGGCTTATCTTGACTTCTTCGGGAAGGTGGTATTTTGGGGGGATGCCCctccagtgttcgaggttgattgaagagaagccttgaatacttgttaagttctccttaggtagcatatagatgttgcctcgttaaaaaccttgccggtaaaacccttcttgggataaaatccgaccaaaggaaaagagtgcattGTATGTTTTGGAACCTAAGGTGTTCAAGCTAGACATCGCTTCAACTGTTTTGATCGGACACCTGCACAAAGGTTAGTGTAAGgtgtaaataaaaagggagacaATTATACCTTAGTGGTGATGGCGCTTTGAGCCTCGATATGCTTCAAACGTTTGCTCCGAGGATGCGGCACAGTCCTTTGCTTGTTTTATTCTGGTGTAGCCGAGAATGTGTCTCGTGATTACTGCTTCactgtttgcttatcctttggctcaTTCGATGTTGAAGGCATCGATGTCGGTGCCACATCGCGCACCGTGAACATCTCTCTCgctgcatgttgttccccatacacgGTTTTTATTTCGTCCTTCatcggaaacttcatcatttgacgaAGGtttgatggtactgctctcatgcagtgtatccatggccttccgagcaaggcgttatacctcatgtctccttcgatgatatgaaatttgacattttgggtcgTGCCGACCACAttgaccgggagggtgatttcacctttcgttgtttcgctcgccatgttgaatccattgaggactcgagaggcgggcacgatctggtcgagcagtccaagctgctccaccaccctcgaaATGATAATGTTGGTTGAGCTACTTGGATCCACAAGCACACGCTTAATTTggaatgtattcacaagaaaagaaattaccaaggcATCGTTATAAGGTTGAGACAGGGCCTCGATGTCCTCATTGCTGAATGTGAGAGCAACTTTGGGTATATAACCCCGAGTTCGCttctccctggtgatggatattttttttcttttgacaaTGGGTTCCTGCGGGATGTCGATTCCTCCGACgattatgtggatgacatgttgtggttcatctgttttatttttcctattcgcctctctttcccggaactgatttttggatCGGTCGCTAAGGAACTCGCCCTTTGCTGAGTAGCCGAACTACTTCTTCTCGGAGCTGTCTGCAATCTTCGATACTATGACCGTGTGTGCTGTGAAATTCGCACACTAAGTTAGGGTTCCTCTGTGATGTATCTGATAGTATAGgtcttggccacctggtgtctttgattttaccGATGACAGATACGATGTCCGAAACgtcaacgttgaagttgtattcagaCAAGCGGGGTGCCTCTGTCGATCTTGTGTGTCTGTCGAATCTAGCTCTGCTTgcgagtccccgaggattctgacctcgatctgTCCTTCGATCATTTTggggtatgttacgccttggGGCGTTTCTTCTATCTTCGGTGTATagttggtacctttctttgttttgCCTTGGTTCCTTTGCCGGAAGCCTGGtaggatatactgagcccgagacGGCTCTTAGTTGGTTGTCCtcaaccctgatctttgattggtattgGTTGTGGACATCCAACCAGGTCACGGCGGGATATTCAACCaaattctgcttcagctgctttgaagccaccgagcttcgttcgttcaaaccttgggtgaaggcctgcactgcccagtcaccggagactggtggtaattctattcgctccatttgaaagcgagatacgaactcccgcaGCATCtcgttttctttttgtttaattttgaagacgtcagatttccttgtagccaccttgatggcaccgacatgtgcctttatgaaagaatctgccagtatggcaaatgagtctatcgaattcggagctaggttgtgataccacatcatggcccttTTCGAAAgtgtttctccaaacttttttagcaggacagattcgatctcgtcatccctcaggtcgttgcccttcaccgcacaagtgtaagcagtgacgtgctcattggggtccgaGGTTTCATTGCACTTCGGAAGatcgggcattctgaatttcttcggaatgggcTTTGGAGCGGCATTTTGTGGGAATggcttttgcacgaacttctttgaatctataCCCTTCaagatcgggggtgcgcccggaatcTGATCGACCCTTatattgtaggtctccacctttttgtcgttggcttctatcttcttttcgcCAGATTAGATCCTCTTtatgaggtcctcgagcatctttatgatggcgGGGTCGGGTGCTTacccgttgttgcttgacctTTCTGGTACCTGTTCGGCTTGAAGAGCTACTTCCGGTGCCGCTGTGCTTGGGattttttggtggctttgcagctgagcaatcgcCAGCTGCTGTGTCTGTAACATCTCAAAGttgacgtgaaggctaacctctcgttcctcccgagctggggttttttaggcttcttgttggttttcttggCGTATACTCCTGGCGGTGTGGGAGCTTATGTCGACGTGTTGGGCGTTGCGCGAGACCACACCCacgggaattggttctggtgcatccTCAGGGTTTCGTAGTGGTACACCAATACCTGGAACAACTACatcattctctccatggtcctcaagatcGTTATTTTCATGTGCGTTCAcggagttagacattttgacctgaaatcaaagattcttggacaagaaaaagtgtgaaagataactttcGTTATGTAGTAAATAGTAAACCAACAAGaaagcaatcactattatttttagccccacggtgggcgccaaactgtttaccttgaaaatggtaattacaattaaatttaattttgtggttctaaaaatacgtgatttatttttatgctagttgttaggcagtagatgctaagtgtgagactagaaaataagataagagcttgAAGGCAGTGTGTCAAGGAAATCGAGTGGCTGAGAATCAGGGCCTTGAGCTGGCCTATacagggcctcgaggtcgagctaagtGTTAGGCTGTGAACGaccgatgaaggactaacagttcTAAGAGTTTTGATAagagctctttatgatcaataatgagtaATAAATCTAAGAGCTTTGATAagagctctttatgatcaataatgaataataaatgaagaacaattaatgaaacacaataaatgtaagcaataaatgtaagtaatagaatcaagggagaatgtgtttaagttagaaaacagagaatgttcttgtattaaATGTGGTATATTACAAAATGATATGGGTTCCTTTTATATAtaaggggaatcccaacatagtacagacACATTTATTACAAGGATATGAggttggtacaaccatttaatgccacggtacgggcttgaactagcccaatagacttggtcagctttaATCACGTACCTTGGGAACTTCCCGTTTGTCCATCATGGCCATCGATTTGCACTGCCTCGAGGCCGATCATTGAGAACTCTCGGGGTCGAACCTCGAGCTGAGCCTCGAGACTTCAGGGGGCGGTCGCTCTTCGATTTTAGCCATATACACCTTGATAGGGAGCGCTTCCCCCGAATGGGGCCCTACGCGGCGCGAATCCGAATATAGTTGGGTTCCAAAGCGGGTATCGAACACCGGgtgagaaacaaaaaaaatttatTGAGAGGTGacatataatttaaaaattagctCCGAGTAGCAAGTGACCCAAAAAAGGTGGAAGGCGAGGCGAGGTTAGTTCAAGCATGTCGTACGCGCGTCGGCACAACTTGCGTTTTCAATAACTTCCTTTAGCTCCCTGTTCCCACTTGTGTGTCTCTCTCTGTCTCTTCCGTCTTCTTCTGTTCATGTTCTATGTTCATGCATCAATAATTTGCAAATCACCCACTTCCCCTTTTCTCATCAATCAGCCACCTTAATTTCTTCTGATAAATTAAAACCACTGTTTTGTCCTATAAACTCATCTTCGACCAAACAACCTTTTcactttcttccttctttttcccATAAGTAGTCCCAGATGTAGCCCTTTTCTTTCTTTAGCCTGCCCTGAGTTCATTCTCAGCTGGCTTTCGATTCTTGATAAAAGgatttcaagaattaattcaaaaTATGGCCTTTGCAGCTCAACAAAAAAAGGCCCTTCATTCCATGCTAGCAAGTAAACTCACCCACCTCAAAATCCCAGATTCCTCTTCTACTGATCCAGACTTTGATTTCTCTGAAGTTTTTGGTCCTCATACTTCTTCATCCCCTTCATCGTCTTCAAATTTTCTAACAGACCCACAAATCATTCACAGTAGGTCCCACTCTTTTGTGGGTCCCTCCCCAAGATTCACTCTCTCATCAAAGACTCTACCTTTACACCAAGAAGTTGATTCTGAGGGTGAAAATGGTAGTGATAAAGTTGATACTCATAATCTTGAAATTAGTGGAGATAATAAGGAAGTTAGGAAAATAGGGCCAGGGGATTTTGAGATGTTGAGGATGATAGGGAAAGGTTCTTTTGGGAAGGTTTTTCAGGTGAAGATGAAGGGTTATGGTGATGATGGTGATAGTGATGATGGGATATATGCTATGAAGGTGATGAGAAAGGACACAATTATAAAGAATAATCATGTGGACTATATGAGGGCTGAGAGGGATATTCTCACCAAAGTTGAGCACCCTTTTATTGTTCAGCTTAGATACTCTTTTCAGGTAATACTTGTAGCTTATACTGGACTTGCTCATGTTGTTTATTCTATTTCGAATTGGTCTGTATATTAATTACAGCTAGAGAACTTCTGTTACTActgttatttatatatatttaacttactttttacttttatttttatttggtatGATGATGACGTGAGTTGAGCTTAAGTGGagaagtgaggattcatatagccgatccCAACTTGCTTGGGATTGCggcatagttgttgttgttgtcggcGTTGGGTATATTAATTAGTCTTTATAGATAAATAGTAAGGGATATCTTGGTGAGAATAGTGTATCCACATTAAGGGAGTTAGCTAAGTGTTATTCCAGCCATCAATCTGAATTGATGTTACTGGTTCTTTTTTCTTAATCTGCAAGAACAAGATGATCTTATGAATTAGGGAATATGTGGTTCTGACTTAGAAGCTCAAAATTAGGCCTATGTTTTTGTTCTTTCATTAATTTTCTGTTAAGGAGGTATTTTAAAGGCGAGCGCTTTTACTTTTGCCTCTCTCTGTGGGAAAGTCTTTACAAAGAAAGAGGAAACTCTTTTGGTATCCGTTTGATTTCTAATGTCACCCATGCCTTCTTTTTATGCTGGGACAACAGGAGCAAGTTTTGAGCTTTATTAGTAGTTAGCATTATTAATTTCTAGTGAAATTGATTTCATGGGGAATGACTGTTCTTTTTGTCTACAATCTAGACAGTTCATTGAGTATTCGATACGATCTTTTAGCAGATTTGTTTAGACAATTTCAGAGTTAAGCTCATTTTTCCTGTTGAATTTCTGTTGTGATTTTCTTCTGTTTTAGTTTCCAACTTTTCTTTGTCTTTGACGCAGATTTTTCTTCGATCTTCCAGAAGATTTATTTGGACAATTTTAACGTGAAGTTTAATAACTTTCTTGAAGTTCTGTTGTTGTAAATTTTTTCTGCTTAGTTTCCATATTTCTCGATGGTTTTTTATACGGATTTTGTCTTTCCTTGGTATACTAATGATTTTGCTATTGATCTTTGAAATCATTGAACAATGTTTGTTGATGCCTTTACAGTCTCAGACCAAGCTTTCTTTCCCTATGATGTGGTTTTTATACAATGTCTTTCCTTAAGTCTTTTATTTTGGAATATGCTGCAGACAAAGTCTAAGCTGTACTTGATTTTGGATTTTATAAATGGAGGACATCTTTTCTATCATCTATACAGACAAGGGATTTTCAGGTACCCTTGTGTATGTCTTATTCCCTAACGAGTCATGATATTGCGTTCAGCTCTTTCTAACTTCAGCTCTTGTGTGTGTTTTGGGTAGTGAGGACCAGGCAAGGATTTATACTGCTGAGATAGTTTCTGCTGTTTCACATCTTCACCAGAGAGGGATCGTGCACCGAGACCTCAAACCTGAAAATATTCTCATGGATGGTGATGGACATGTAACGGCCTTGCCTACTGTACTTTACTACTGGAACATGGCTGatgaatgaaagaaaaaagaagaaaaatatatcaTTTTTCCTTTGAACTTTGCAGTTGATTTTGCCCTCTTCTTAAGCATCTCTCATTTTCCACCCAGGTCATGCTGACAGATTTTGGACTGGCAAAAGAGATTGACGAATCAAGCAGATCAAATTCGATGTGTGGAACCACGGAATACATGGCTCCAGAGATTTTACAGTCAAAGGGCCACAATAAAGATGCTGACTGGTGGAGCGTTGGGATACTTCTGTATGAGATGCTGACTGGTCAGGTAATCTAAGTATTAGTGTAACGTTAGAACACTAGAATCATGCAGTTTTGTAACAATGCAAAAAGCATAGACAGTTCATTGGACATTCTATGGAGCTTATTTCTTATGTTGGGTCTTTTGGAACACTTTTGACTCTCATTTCTTTCAGCCACCATTCACACATTCAAATAGAAAGAAGCTTCAGGAAAAGATCATCAGCGAGAAAGTGAAACTTCTACCACGTCTGACCGGTGAAGCTCACTCTCTGCTCAAAGGAGTATGTACAGACTTTCAATTGACTGCTTGCCCAGACTTTCTTAGAAAAATGCTTGTAATTCAACTGAATGACAACTTccaattttttcctttagttgtTGCAAAAGGACCCATCAAAAAGGTTAGGCAGTGGACCAAGAGGAGGGGATGAGATCAAAAGTCACAAGTGGTTCCGATCAATCAATTGGAAGAAATTAGATGCGAGAGAACTACAGCCTAAGTTCAAACCTGATGTAATTGGCAGAGCTTGCACTGCCAATTTTGACAAATGTTGGACTACCATGCCACCGGACGACTCACCTGCAAATACTCCGACAGCAGGCGAACACTTTCAAGGTTACACTTATGTAGCACCAAATACTTGGCTCTCCTCTAGTTGACTAAGATTGTATACCGAcaaaattttgaactccttttgttTGCTAGTGTAAACTCATTCTTTGTTACAGAGAGGATCATGAGAAATATATGGATTAGATTGTGTCTTGATAA
Above is a window of Nicotiana tabacum cultivar K326 chromosome 8, ASM71507v2, whole genome shotgun sequence DNA encoding:
- the LOC107818892 gene encoding serine/threonine-protein kinase AtPK2/AtPK19-like (The RefSeq protein has 8 substitutions, 1 non-frameshifting indel compared to this genomic sequence), with protein sequence MAFAAQQKKALHSMLASKLTHLKIPDSSSTDPDFDFSEVFGPHTSSSPSSSSNFLTDPQIIHSRSHSFVGPSPRFTLSSKPLPLHQEVDSEGENDSDKVDAHNLDISGDNKVVRKIGPGDFEMLRMIGKGSFGKVFQVKMKGYGDDGEDDGIYAMKVMRKDTIIKNNHVDYMRAERDILTKVEHPFIVQLRYSFQTRSKLYLILDFINGGHLFYHLYRQGIFSEDQARIYTAEIVSAVSHLHQRGIVHRDLKPENILMDGDGHVMLTDFGLAKEIDESSRSNSMCGTTEYMAPEILQSKGHNKDADWWSVGILLYEMLTGQPPFTHSNRKKLQEKIISEKVKLLPRLTGEAHSLLKGLLQKDPSKRLGSGPRGGDEIKSHKWFRSINWKKLDARELQPKFKPDVIGRACTANFDKCWTTMPPDDSPANTPTAGEHFQGYTYVAPNPWLSSS